A segment of the Delphinus delphis chromosome 20, mDelDel1.2, whole genome shotgun sequence genome:
CCTCTCTGTCACAGTGTTAATACTCAAGGATGGCGGGCTTGGAGAGTGTTACGAAATGTCAGCATTTTGACCTGGCGAGAGGGGCCTATTTGGGATGTGCCCCGTTTACCTAACACTGGGTGAAGGAGGTCCCCACTCAGGGTAACAGGGCCCCGGGATACCGTGGTCTTGATCTGCAGCAGCACTCCACACCACTGCTCCCAGCCAGCTCCACTCTGTCCACTGAGCACCCTCTCCGCAATGGACCTAAGCCAGAGTGAGCCAATCGAGAGGAGGCGGGAGGAACCACGTGGTGGGATGGAAGGGGCAGGAGCTGGCGGAGGAGCAGGTGTGTCTCAGGCCGGGCCCTCCCCTAGGCATCATTGAGGCTGCTGTCGCTCAGGAGCACCTTCTCCCCAGGTCTGAAGGCCGGCATCCCAAGGTAGGGGCAGCTGGCGCAGCGGAAAGCATCACCCAGGTAACACTGTTGAAAGAAGAGACCATCATACAGGGAAGCCAAGTGTCAGCTCTCCCAGAGACACAGGCCAGGAGGAAGGGATCCCAGATTTCATAGTATGGCCACAGCGGCCTGAAGAGAACGACTGCGTACATTTGTAGGTCCAACTGGGATCCAAATACTAAGAGTCTTTAAGATCTCTGATTTCATGAAAGACAGaagtctagagaagttccttaggTGGACATACTTCCATATTCTCAGCAGTTCAAATCACAGCCACACTCAGCAAATGGCTGGGTAGCATCAGGCCTAATGTGAAGCAGAAAGAAAGGGgccaaaaataagaaatgacaagTGCCTCCCCTACGGGCATGAGCGTGCTACCCACTCTCAGGAGATAACCCCTCTTCCCATTTCTACCTAGAGACACGTTCTCGCATGTTCACCTATTATTAAAATACTTGGGCAGTGAACTCTGTAGAGCTGGAGCTGGTCTGTGTTTAGTTTAGGCCTTTGTGAATACTGAGTAATCAACCAGATACTCACGTTTCCACAAGCCGACTTGGGCTGGGAGCTTATCTGGTCCCTCAGCTTCTCTTTTTCCAGTTCTTCTGCGAGGCCACAGGTGCTGGGGGAAAGTTAGCAGCTGATGAGCGGGACCTGCCACCACCCAGAAACTCCAAATCCTTGACAGACCTTTTCCCTGGGAGCCTTCACAGATATGGAGTATTGACCTTTCCTGGCCTAGTCAGGTTTGGGCTCCACAATTCAATGATGTATTGTTTGGAGATTCACACATAGACAGTAAACTATCGAAAAAGCCAGGAGAGGCTAGCACAAATCTGGGAGAATGGTAGCCTCTtgtaaggagagggagggaggtgcagcTGAGGGAGCACGCAGAGGCGACTTCTAAGGAACAAGTCATGTTCCTGGTTCTTCAACTGGGTGAGCAGTTCATGGGTGttcattttattgttctttaaaatgtacttatttagCATACTCTTCTAACCGTCTGATACATTTTACAATAAAACATGTTTTAGTAATTGTAAAGTACAGCGATTCCTTGATAATCAGAAGCCGCTGGCAGCCTCTTCTCACCCCAAGGCTTACCAGTTCTTGCAGGCCTTCCTCTTTTTCCCTTCCCCACAGGAAGCAGCCCGCAAGGAAGCTGGGTCTGGCTTCTTCATATCTTCTGGATCCAGCAGTTCATCTGAGTCAATgagatcctggagaatgttcgaAGCCATTAATGACACAGTCATGGTCTCTGCTAAGGAACAGGTGAAGTGGCCACAGTCCACAGCAGCAGTTCGCCCATCTATGTAGAAGGCACCCATCATCCTACCCGGGCTTGATCATCACGCCCAAGCTGACCACACAGTGAGTACACTACGTGCACAGAAGCTGTGTTAGGCTGTGAGGGGGCTGGGGACTCATTTACGATGTGCAGAGAACATGTgtgtggagggcagggagggagggggcaggaagaacaaagagagaaGCGTTATATTTATGCGAATATATAAAGGGCTGTCGTGTGAGAAAAGGGAATggaatattttctatataattcCAGAGGAAAAGGCAGATAATGATATATACACTTGTGTAATTCTTCGATAAACGTGTAGACAGTTAatctgtaagctctgtgagggcacaAACCGTCGCCTAGTTTGCTTACCACTCTAACTTCAATAGTTGTAGGAATGAAGAACTTTATTACAGAAAGCATTGATCTGAGTTGGAAGAGCATTACTGTTAAGACAGTGAGCATTTGGTGACTTGCCCAGACGAAGGAGCCAAAAAATATTTTAGCTGACAAACTCTTTTCAGGTTTACGCATGCCCACAAGAGTCTTTAATTCATCACATGAAGTGAGAACAAGAAAATCTGCGGGGGGAAGGAtgctgaaaaagaaatttaaaatgccaCTAATGTGGAGTTTCCTTCTGAGtcaaaaaatgccagtggcaggCACAGCCACAAGGCTGGGCTGTAAATGCTTTCACACCTATAAACCCAGAAAGGCCGCTCCAAACAACAACATTCCCACCCAAAGTGGGGCCTAAAAGAAAGCAATCAGGTGACCACAGTGCTGACTCACCACGCTCTCATCCTCCATATCGTTGGCCGAGAGGGTCCAGAGCTTGGCAGCTGCAGGATCCATAGCAGGCTTCCCTGAATCCaaccaatgaaagaaaacaagCTCCAGAAAAGCAGCTGGGAACAAACTCCAAGCACATGTAAGTGCTTTCTACTGAGGCTGTGCAGGGAACACACTGGGCCGGCGGTcaaaagacctgggttcaaggcCCAGCTCGACCACTTAGAAAGGCATGAGAGGAACCCACCACTTTATGACAATAAAAGCCATCATTTGTTAAGCTTTGTGCCAGATACTACATTAAACATTTTACACACATGATCTAATTTAGTCCTGCTCACCACCTTACGAGGAAAGTTCTCGTCAtcctaattttataaatgaggaaagaggTTTAGATACTTAGGCCAGTTACACACAGCCACAAATAACACAAGTACAGACAGAGTCTACCTAACGCTTTTAACTTCCACTCCATATcgctttctcctccttctcttagTTCCCATCCCTAGAACATGGGGCTAATAGGATTCCCTATACCCACTGCAGGAGATTTGAATATTAAACAAGAAACTGTACCAAAAAGCATTATAAATAGCAAAGCTCCAGTCACATGTAGACCTGTTACAGACAAGAAAATGGGTTCGAGAGCTGGTGGCGGCGGTGTAACAACAAATCAGTAGCAAATCACACCTCCTGATTCTCTCTCTGGGCCCCAAAGAGCTGAGGGCTCAGTGTGGGCCAGTCCACGAATGGGCCTTGGGGGGAAGTGCACCCCCCAGAGATCACTGTCACACTGGATGCTCAGATCTCCCACAGGGCAGGTCATCTAAGCTGCTCCTACCCATTCTGGAACTGTGACTCCAAAGGTTAGGACGTTAAAGGATTTCTTGAAGATTTAGGCTGGACAGTCAAAACAGAGCAGTGTGAATGTACCTGTAAATTTTTGCATACCTCACAGCTAGGACAATTTTTCTCAACTCAGGCATTAAAAAATAGTGATAGGAAGGGTGAGAATGGTGACAAAGGGTGGAGTGCAATCTTCTGAGAGGAGATATTTTTATAAGTGTCTTAAGATCCTCAAAGAAAAGCTGAATTCAGTGGCACAGAGAAAAGGACACATGGGAAGGGGAATAGCACACTCTTATCCATCATGACCGTCACTGTGAGGTCTTCTGAGGGTAAATGTCATAATTCTGGGGTCTGGAAAGACTTCATCAACTAATGAAGCTACGGGAGTCTGACCTCTAGAATCTGGAGACCTCAGTGTCCTCTGGTGCAGAAGAAGGGGCTGAACTAGGTAATATCTATGCATCATTTCAGTTTTGGATCCGAATATGCCCAGAACAACAGTACATTAAGCATTCTTCCATTTGGAAATGAGGGAAATTAAGGAAGGGAATGATCCTCTGAAGATACCACCACCTCATTCCGATCTCTGGCTCAGTTTTTAATAAGGCTTTTCAGGCCCACTCAGACAGAACAATGTCCCTAGGCCAGTCTCACCGGAAGACTTCTTGGTAGTAGAAAGCTTAAGTTGACTAGAAGAACCCACTTCAAAATTGGGCTTTTTTCCTGTGATCTGCACAGAGAGTAGGCTGTCACTGTGGTAACCCAGGTGTTCTCGGACAGACTGAATCTCCTCAGGGCTCAAGAACTTGCGCTGCAGCTGAAATTCAAGATATCAGAGGATTAGGCCACACTTCTTCTACAGTATGATGGTGTACTATGTCCCCCTCACAGGTGTCAAATGCTCACATCTGTAGTAAGCACACGACAGCAGGAGATCACAGACATTGCCTCGTGCCTCATGTTCAGTTTCTCACTGATCAGGACCCTGGAGTGTAACTTCTGTCTACATGTTTATGTTGAGCCTGCCCCTTGGAGAGTTTTATCAAATATCTGTCTATTAGGTACAAGGCACTGTGCGAGGCATTGTGGAGATTGTAATGATTATGATTATCGAGATGAATCGGACATGTTGAAGAGGCTGTTGAATGGAATCGAAGCCTGTGGCGGGGGAGCATGCCCACAGTAAAGATGCTAGAAATGAAATACACAGTAGAGAAAGAGAACCACAGGGGGAGGGAAATGCTTTCTATGTTCCTTGGGAAGAAGCTGGGGGTGCCGCCTCTATGTCCGACAATTATGGAACTGCTACATAAACCACCGTCCATCTAGAGCACTGAACGCCATTCCATCATTAGTAAGAAAGTGGGTCAGTACACTGAGGTGGATAATGTCGAAGACAGCTAAAGGTGGGGAAAAGAGCTAGTGACTGAACACTGTATACATACGACcttgtttacattaaaaaatgtgtatacacacacacaaaacacacttgtaaatacataaaaagaagtcCGAACAGCCACACCAAAAAATGTATTGGTGGCTCCCTCTGGGGAGGAAAGTGTAAGCAAGGCCTGAGATGTCACTTTATATTCTTCAGTCTTAACTGAATTCTTATGAACATCCcatattttggaataaaaaatggaagaactttaactaaaaagaaaaataagaaagggtaggcgtgaagaaactgaggccccaggtCATGTACAGATCAATGGTATAACAGCTATCGTGGTATAACACCTCTCACACAAGGAAATTTCAGCATTGGAGAATAATGTAGAACCATAAATACCTctatttaatgttaatatttctaATGAATTGTCAGAAAAGGATTTCCCGCTCCAACCTATTCTAGCCTCCCACCCAAAAGCTGAGGAAAATACAGGCAACTGCCCTTCACTTAGGCCTAAGATTCGTGTCCACTAAGAGATGTGTcgctctctccctgcctcagtgGTCACCACTAGTACTGAGACCAAAATACGTCCCAACCCACATGGGCCCAAGCTGAGTCTCTTCAGAGGAGATTGATTTCAGAGGTTTCATCCTTCGAGGCATCTGGTTTCTCCCATGCAGAGCCCTTCTCAACTTGTTTCCTAGTTGAGTGACACTGATCACCTCACCTTCAGGGTTGTTATTTCTCCCAGATTCTCTCTGTATCGTCTGACAAAAGAGATACTGGGTTTAGTCACCCAAGGCTTAAATTCCCAGCAAAGAAGGTCGTCTACAAACATACCTCTTTTACTTCCACAAGACCAGAAAGAGTCAGGGCTGAACACAGCTTAGATGCCGTCTTCACTTTGCTATTGTTAACTGCTAAGAGGAAAACCCCAGTTAATAGCTTTATAGGtcaaagcaggaaaaataataaaggctTTCTGCTATTCAGGTCAGCAGGCACTAAAACAATAATAACCTATTCTGttcaatgtatatatattttagtgatAATATTTTAATTGGACAACTCCTTTTGGTTGTTCAAAGTGCTCTTACTGATGCTCTTAAGTGTCATATAATAATTCCATTATTATTGCTTCATATCActctctgtttctttgaaaaaccTAACCTTCCAGGGGCTGTTGGATAATGACCAAGAGGCTGAGAAACCGTAAAGTATACAAGTATCTCTGTATAGTTCCGACAGACACTGTGTTTAGTCACCCAAGGTTTACATCCCAAAGAAGGCTATAGCTGCTATTAACATCACAAGCTTATATTTCCACATAAATGCCTTTAcacatttcaaaatacttttttttttttttttttgtggtacgcgggcctctcactgttgcggcctctcccattgcggagcacaggctccagacgcgcaggctcagcggccatggctcacgggcctagctgctctgtggcatgtgggatcttcccggactggggcacgaacccgtgtcccctgcatcggcaggtggactctcaaccactgcgccaccagggaagccctcaaaatacttttatttctattatttgatGAAATAAGTCATCACATTTTGATAGAAAGTCTAgttaaaaatgctaaaaatcgggcttccctggtggcgcagtggttgagaatctgcctgccaatgcaggcgacacgggtttgagccctggtctgggaggatcccacatgccacggagcgactgggcccgtgagccgcaagtactgagcctgcgcgtctggagcttgtgctccgcaacgggacaggccacgatagtgagaggcccgcgcaccgtgatgaagagtggcccctgcttgccacaactagagaaagccctcgcaaagaaacgaagacccaacacagccataaagaaataaataaaaattctttttaaaaaaggctaaAAATCTAGAATGATTCTGACAGCTTTACCACTGAGCAAAAAAGAGGTTTTTATTTCTTGGATTCTATCTTTACTTTCACATGAATCGATACTTAGCTCATCACTCTCAGACTTCTAGtcactatttttttaactttttagtttgaaataACTATAGATGcataggaagttaaaaaaaaaatgttcagggaGGTCTCAAGGACCCTTCACCTCTTCTCTCCATGATAATATCTTACACAACTATCATATAATATGAAGACCAGGAAGTTGTCACTGATAGTCCACAGAGCTTAtccagatttcaccagttttacatacacttgtgtgtgtgtgtgcgtagtCTTCATCACCACAAGGAACCTTCACATCACCCCCTTTACAGCCTCACGTAC
Coding sequences within it:
- the CIAPIN1 gene encoding anamorsin isoform X2, giving the protein MADFGISAGQFVAVVWDKSSPMEALKDLVDKLQALTGDEGRVSVENINQLLQSAHKESSFDIILSGIIPGSTTLHSAEILAEMARILRPSGCLFLKEPVETAVVNNSKVKTASKLCSALTLSGLVEVKELQRKFLSPEEIQSVREHLGYHSDSLLSVQITGKKPNFEVGSSSQLKLSTTKKSSGKPAMDPAAAKLWTLSANDMEDESVDLIDSDELLDPEDMKKPDPASLRAASCGEGKKRKACKNCTCGLAEELEKEKLRDQISSQPKSACGNCYLGDAFRCASCPYLGMPAFRPGEKVLLSDSSLNDA
- the CIAPIN1 gene encoding anamorsin isoform X1, translated to MADFGISAGQFVAVVWDKSSPMEALKDLVDKLQALTGDEGRVSVENINQLLQSAHKESSFDIILSGIIPGSTTLHSAEILAEMARILRPSGCLFLKEPVETAVAVNNSKVKTASKLCSALTLSGLVEVKELQRKFLSPEEIQSVREHLGYHSDSLLSVQITGKKPNFEVGSSSQLKLSTTKKSSGKPAMDPAAAKLWTLSANDMEDESVDLIDSDELLDPEDMKKPDPASLRAASCGEGKKRKACKNCTCGLAEELEKEKLRDQISSQPKSACGNCYLGDAFRCASCPYLGMPAFRPGEKVLLSDSSLNDA